From the Clavibacter phaseoli genome, one window contains:
- a CDS encoding NAD(P)-dependent oxidoreductase: MTDDTAAVPASASAPTSDRPPRVALLGTGVMGSGMSRSILRAGLPLTVWNRSAEKAAPLVEDGATVADSAADAVRDADVVVVMLFDQDAVLEVLAEVAPALRADAVVLQSSTVGVEGTRRIAALAAEHGLRFVDAPVLGTRGPAEQGLLVHLVSGSEDDLAVARPVLEATGSRTVVAGTDAGPGSALKLACNAWIASITAATGQSLGLARLLGVEPRLFLDAIAGGAADTPYAHLKGGAMLSGELAPSFALDGLLKDVTLMLAALDGADAHDFDTAMLEALRETYAEASAAGHGGDDVAAVGTVFGLPTGPDA, translated from the coding sequence ATGACCGACGACACCGCTGCCGTGCCCGCATCCGCATCCGCTCCCACGTCCGATCGACCGCCCCGCGTGGCGCTCCTCGGGACCGGCGTCATGGGATCCGGCATGAGCCGCTCGATCCTCCGCGCGGGCCTGCCGCTCACGGTCTGGAACCGCAGCGCCGAGAAGGCCGCGCCCCTCGTCGAGGACGGCGCGACCGTCGCCGACAGCGCCGCCGACGCCGTGCGCGACGCGGACGTCGTCGTGGTCATGCTGTTCGACCAGGACGCCGTGCTCGAGGTCCTCGCCGAGGTCGCGCCCGCGCTCCGCGCCGACGCCGTCGTGCTCCAGTCCTCCACCGTCGGCGTCGAGGGCACCCGCCGGATCGCCGCGCTCGCCGCCGAGCACGGCCTCCGCTTCGTCGACGCGCCCGTCCTCGGCACGCGCGGCCCCGCCGAGCAGGGCCTACTCGTGCACCTCGTCTCCGGATCCGAGGACGACCTCGCCGTCGCCCGCCCCGTCCTCGAGGCGACCGGCTCGCGCACCGTGGTCGCCGGCACCGACGCGGGACCGGGATCCGCCCTCAAGCTCGCGTGCAACGCCTGGATCGCCTCCATCACCGCGGCCACCGGCCAGTCGCTCGGCCTCGCGCGCCTGCTCGGCGTCGAGCCGCGCCTCTTCCTCGACGCGATCGCGGGCGGCGCGGCCGACACCCCGTACGCGCACCTCAAGGGCGGAGCGATGCTGTCCGGCGAGCTCGCGCCGTCGTTCGCGCTCGACGGCCTGCTCAAGGACGTGACGCTGATGCTCGCCGCGCTCGACGGCGCCGACGCGCACGACTTCGACACCGCGATGCTCGAGGCGCTCCGCGAGACGTACGCGGAGGCGTCCGCGGCCGGCCACGGCGGCGACGACGTGGCCGCGGTCGGCACGGTCTTCGGCCTGCCGACCGGGCCCGACGCCTGA
- a CDS encoding Asp23/Gls24 family envelope stress response protein, with protein MSDQNTSTPADVTRVAPASTGITGAVLAEGDTTVTDGVIAKVAGLAVRDIPGVHALGGGAARVIGQLRDRIGQTDLTQGIAVDAQEAGVSFQVTLVAEYGVPLQDVAADVRAAISDAVTELVGRPVTRVDVTVADIVLPGEGSDDDAVEAPAV; from the coding sequence ATGAGCGACCAGAACACCAGCACCCCCGCCGACGTCACCCGCGTCGCGCCCGCGAGCACCGGGATCACGGGAGCGGTCCTCGCCGAGGGCGACACCACCGTCACCGACGGCGTCATCGCCAAGGTCGCGGGCCTCGCCGTCCGCGACATCCCGGGCGTGCACGCGCTGGGCGGCGGCGCGGCCCGCGTCATCGGCCAGCTCCGCGACCGCATCGGCCAGACCGACCTCACGCAGGGCATCGCCGTCGACGCGCAGGAGGCGGGCGTCTCGTTCCAGGTGACCCTCGTCGCCGAGTACGGCGTGCCGCTGCAGGACGTGGCCGCCGACGTGCGCGCCGCCATCTCCGACGCCGTGACCGAGCTCGTCGGCCGCCCGGTGACGCGCGTCGACGTCACCGTCGCCGACATCGTGCTGCCCGGCGAGGGATCCGACGACGACGCCGTCGAGGCGCCCGCCGTCTGA
- a CDS encoding RNA polymerase sigma factor produces the protein MALSSSLTDAGDGILAERAADGDARAFEVLVRRHAPYMRAFAIRLTGSRADADDAVQEALITAWDRLPTLEKPDRVKSWLLQIVSRKSIDRIRARRPADDIDDHEIADRLTSPERDAETSSQMRALAGVLDALPREQREVWMLREVGGFSYEEIAERLGATPSTVRGRLSRARTTVMTSMEAWR, from the coding sequence ATGGCCCTCTCCTCCTCCTTGACGGACGCGGGCGACGGGATCCTCGCCGAACGCGCCGCCGACGGCGACGCCCGGGCCTTCGAGGTGCTGGTCCGCCGGCACGCCCCCTACATGCGCGCGTTCGCGATCCGCCTCACGGGATCCCGCGCCGACGCCGACGACGCCGTGCAGGAGGCGCTCATCACGGCGTGGGACCGCCTGCCGACGCTCGAGAAGCCCGACCGGGTCAAGAGCTGGCTGCTGCAGATCGTCAGCCGCAAGTCCATCGACCGGATCCGCGCCCGCCGCCCCGCCGACGACATCGACGACCACGAGATCGCGGACCGGCTCACGTCCCCCGAGCGCGACGCCGAGACGTCGTCGCAGATGCGCGCGCTGGCCGGTGTCCTCGATGCGCTGCCCCGCGAGCAGCGCGAGGTGTGGATGCTGCGCGAGGTGGGAGGCTTCTCCTACGAGGAGATCGCGGAGAGGCTGGGCGCGACGCCCTCGACCGTGCGCGGCCGGCTGTCCCGGGCGCGCACGACGGTGATGACGAGCATGGAGGCATGGCGATGA
- a CDS encoding Asp23/Gls24 family envelope stress response protein: MAMSGIGPGGGPAVDADGEPLDMAALADYLDRGRTPRVAAYEDDPEIRNALRALEHMRDLGRELVEIEAEEQDAPGDDFFRGVLAHISRESRAGRDIPLSHPDPAVHLALTEGAVRTLVRQAGDEVPGVLIGRCTLDGDVTRAGEPVRVALTMSVVWGDPLPELAQRVRERVHAALLRHTELRVEGIDVTVVDVQARPVQEEAGDDPRR, translated from the coding sequence ATGGCGATGAGCGGCATCGGACCGGGCGGGGGACCCGCGGTCGACGCCGACGGCGAGCCCCTCGACATGGCGGCCCTGGCCGACTACCTCGACCGCGGGCGCACCCCGCGCGTCGCGGCCTACGAGGACGACCCCGAGATCCGCAACGCGCTGCGCGCCCTCGAGCACATGCGCGACCTCGGCCGCGAGCTCGTGGAGATCGAGGCGGAGGAGCAGGACGCGCCGGGCGACGACTTCTTCCGCGGCGTGCTCGCGCACATCAGCCGCGAGTCGCGCGCGGGACGCGACATCCCGCTCTCGCACCCGGATCCGGCCGTCCACCTGGCGCTCACCGAGGGCGCCGTGCGCACCCTGGTGCGGCAGGCCGGCGACGAGGTGCCGGGCGTCCTCATCGGCCGCTGCACGCTCGACGGCGACGTGACGCGCGCCGGCGAGCCCGTGCGGGTGGCGCTCACCATGAGCGTCGTGTGGGGGGATCCGCTGCCCGAGCTCGCGCAGCGCGTGCGGGAGCGGGTCCACGCGGCCCTGCTCCGGCACACCGAGCTGCGCGTCGAGGGAATCGACGTGACCGTGGTGGACGTGCAGGCGCGTCCCGTGCAGGAGGAGGCCGGAGATGACCCTCGACGATGA
- a CDS encoding exodeoxyribonuclease III — protein MRVATWNVNSIRTRVGRVVDWLVREDVDVLAMQEIKCKPEQFPMEAFEEAGYEVAVHGLSQWNGVAIASRLPLEDVVTTFEGMPRFGKPDASGRSPLEARAMGATVAGVRLWSLYVPNGRALDDPHYSYKLEWLGALAADTRAWLAADPATPLALMGDWNVAPLDTDVWDPALFEGKTHTSEPERAAFAAFLDAGLADVVRPSIPEGYTYWDYQQLRFPRDEGMRIDFILGNDRFAELVDAPRIHRDERKGDGPSDHVPVAVDLDVETELDDDRPMIF, from the coding sequence ATGCGCGTCGCCACCTGGAACGTCAACTCCATCCGCACCCGCGTGGGCCGCGTCGTCGACTGGCTCGTGCGCGAGGACGTCGACGTGCTGGCCATGCAGGAGATCAAGTGCAAGCCCGAGCAGTTCCCGATGGAGGCGTTCGAGGAGGCTGGCTACGAGGTCGCCGTGCACGGCCTCAGCCAGTGGAACGGCGTCGCGATCGCGAGCCGGCTGCCGCTCGAGGACGTCGTGACGACGTTCGAGGGGATGCCCCGCTTCGGCAAGCCCGACGCCTCCGGGCGGTCGCCGCTCGAGGCGCGCGCGATGGGCGCGACCGTCGCGGGCGTCCGCCTCTGGAGCCTCTACGTGCCCAACGGCCGCGCGCTCGACGACCCGCACTACTCCTACAAGCTCGAGTGGCTCGGGGCGCTCGCGGCCGACACGCGCGCCTGGCTCGCCGCGGATCCCGCCACCCCGCTCGCGCTCATGGGCGACTGGAACGTGGCGCCCCTCGACACCGACGTCTGGGATCCCGCGCTCTTCGAGGGCAAGACCCACACCTCCGAGCCCGAGCGCGCCGCCTTCGCCGCGTTCCTCGACGCCGGGCTCGCGGACGTCGTGCGGCCGTCGATCCCCGAGGGCTACACGTACTGGGACTACCAGCAGCTGCGGTTCCCGCGGGATGAGGGCATGCGGATCGACTTCATCCTCGGGAACGACCGGTTCGCCGAGCTCGTGGACGCGCCGCGGATCCACCGCGACGAGCGCAAGGGCGACGGTCCGAGCGACCACGTGCCGGTGGCCGTCGACCTCGACGTGGAGACCGAGCTCGACGACGACCGGCCGATGATCTTCTGA
- a CDS encoding response regulator transcription factor — protein MDSGRVALVIEDDGDIRQLLEVVLRQGGFEVHSAGTATDGVRLAEEVSPDVITLDVGLPDFDGFEAARRIRLVSDAYIVMLTAQGEEVDTLLGLEAGADDYIVKPFRPRELRARISAMMRRPRGGGETTATPAAGVPAAPDAPAPGAAPDADEPVQPAAFATTTVVAPAMPTETAPTDDDVLRHNGLELDEGTRHVTVDGEPVDLTRTEFDLLASILASGGRVRTKGDLVRDIRSGSYAVSSSTEPEERAVEVHLGNLRRKLHDDPREARWIQTVRGVGYRLAPPRG, from the coding sequence GTGGACAGCGGACGTGTGGCTCTGGTCATCGAGGACGACGGCGACATCCGCCAGCTGCTCGAGGTGGTCCTGCGCCAGGGCGGCTTCGAGGTGCACTCCGCCGGCACGGCGACCGACGGGGTGCGGCTGGCCGAGGAGGTCTCCCCCGACGTCATCACGCTCGACGTCGGCCTGCCCGACTTCGACGGCTTCGAGGCCGCGCGCCGCATCCGCCTCGTCAGCGACGCCTACATCGTGATGCTCACGGCGCAGGGCGAGGAGGTCGACACCCTCCTCGGCCTCGAGGCCGGCGCCGACGACTACATCGTGAAGCCGTTCCGCCCGCGCGAGCTCCGCGCCCGCATCTCCGCGATGATGCGGCGACCGCGCGGCGGCGGGGAGACGACGGCGACGCCCGCGGCCGGCGTGCCGGCGGCCCCGGACGCCCCTGCCCCCGGCGCGGCCCCCGACGCGGACGAGCCCGTGCAGCCCGCCGCCTTCGCGACCACGACCGTCGTCGCGCCCGCGATGCCGACCGAGACCGCGCCGACGGACGACGACGTCCTCCGCCACAACGGCCTCGAGCTCGACGAGGGCACCCGCCACGTCACGGTCGACGGCGAGCCGGTGGACCTCACGCGCACCGAGTTCGACCTGCTCGCGTCGATCCTCGCGAGCGGCGGACGCGTGCGCACCAAGGGCGACCTCGTGCGCGACATCCGCAGCGGCTCCTACGCCGTCTCCTCCTCCACCGAGCCCGAGGAGCGCGCGGTCGAGGTGCACCTCGGCAACCTGCGCCGGAAGCTGCACGACGACCCGCGCGAGGCGCGGTGGATCCAGACGGTGCGCGGCGTGGGCTACCGGCTCGCGCCGCCGCGCGGCTGA
- a CDS encoding Hpt domain-containing protein encodes MSAHAARVPQLPPLLDVRVLEQLLGELSDEPGPARLSVVPPTGIPAPPPGVPAPGRVTPPRGHPEPRRGTPSSGSPRPDDRLATRGAPAPGRGQAPAGSPRPAGAPTTSPSESEPEPRCPGALTAGQHACVDFLRFFVDLWPTRWERLDAAVRAGDRPAALDAVLSVKSSAAMVGALRLSDVAGQLERAIRAADHARARAMLPDLHEVGERSMDAMRSWIRAEAGHPPD; translated from the coding sequence GTGAGCGCCCATGCCGCCCGTGTCCCGCAGCTCCCCCCGCTCCTCGACGTCCGCGTCCTGGAGCAGCTGCTGGGCGAGCTGTCGGACGAGCCCGGCCCCGCCCGACTGTCCGTCGTCCCCCCGACGGGCATCCCCGCTCCGCCCCCCGGCGTTCCCGCGCCGGGGCGCGTGACCCCGCCGCGCGGCCACCCCGAGCCGCGCCGCGGGACCCCGTCGTCCGGTTCCCCCCGACCGGATGACCGCCTCGCGACCCGCGGTGCCCCCGCACCGGGTCGCGGGCAGGCGCCGGCCGGATCCCCCCGTCCGGCCGGCGCCCCCACCACGTCCCCGTCGGAGTCGGAGCCGGAGCCGCGCTGCCCGGGCGCCCTCACCGCGGGGCAGCACGCCTGCGTCGACTTCCTGCGCTTCTTCGTCGACCTGTGGCCGACCCGCTGGGAGCGCCTCGACGCGGCCGTCCGCGCCGGCGACCGTCCCGCCGCGCTCGACGCGGTCCTGAGCGTGAAGAGCTCGGCCGCGATGGTCGGCGCCCTCCGCCTCAGCGACGTCGCCGGGCAGCTCGAGCGGGCGATCCGCGCCGCCGACCACGCCCGCGCCCGGGCGATGCTGCCGGACCTCCACGAGGTGGGCGAGCGGAGCATGGACGCGATGCGGTCCTGGATCCGCGCGGAGGCGGGACACCCGCCCGACTAG
- a CDS encoding sensor histidine kinase: MGEIEPSDVRRGPGSRAQAVLRSMTLSKPLHAQLPFILSLAVVGIVAGTGDLDAVAQPGFVAGTVIAALVTIAAAVIPWDRIDSDWVAVLPMLDFAALALCHDAISEDVPSTAVLLVFPVVWLAYAFKLHVLWLGALGTGSVLALPYLRTGTMPEGTVGWSHLVVLPVVMLLVAVAVNLLAQQLFRQHARLEEMQLELTGTLVDLQERNSIIDGVLDAIDDTVVVLDATGRIMLRNRAAQELMALAGPADVDDPMLGIHVYEEDRTTAVPTERQLVARARAGEVVGREVYWVGDGGAQKAVLASLSPLVDASGRMFGTVVVSTDVTALALAVTEREEFVASVSHELKTPLTSILGYVELIADDLVEDDIDDRITAARLAIVERNAQRLLGLIGDLLTAAQHRLAVNRNLVDVGEIVENALDVIRPHAKANGVTLVEPEYEELVAEVDAVRIGQVLDNLLSNAVKYTPEGGTVTTEVGVDGDHLRLCVSDDGVGMSAEDTAQLFTRFFRTSTARASTVAGVGLGLSITRSIVDAHDGSIEVESALGAGTTMRVRLPLRVGPATSRPT; this comes from the coding sequence GTGGGCGAGATCGAGCCCTCCGACGTGCGGCGCGGACCGGGATCCCGCGCCCAGGCCGTGCTCCGCAGCATGACGCTCTCGAAGCCGCTGCACGCGCAGCTGCCCTTCATCCTGAGCCTCGCCGTGGTCGGCATCGTCGCGGGCACGGGCGACCTCGACGCCGTCGCGCAGCCCGGGTTCGTCGCGGGGACCGTCATCGCCGCCCTGGTCACGATCGCCGCGGCCGTCATCCCCTGGGACCGCATCGACTCCGACTGGGTCGCCGTGCTGCCCATGCTCGACTTCGCGGCGCTCGCCCTCTGCCACGACGCGATCTCCGAGGACGTGCCGTCGACCGCGGTCCTCCTCGTCTTCCCCGTCGTCTGGCTCGCCTACGCGTTCAAGCTGCACGTGCTCTGGCTCGGCGCCCTCGGCACGGGATCCGTGCTCGCGCTCCCGTACCTCCGCACGGGGACGATGCCGGAGGGCACGGTCGGCTGGTCGCACCTCGTCGTGCTCCCCGTCGTCATGCTCCTCGTGGCCGTCGCCGTGAACCTGCTCGCGCAGCAGCTGTTCCGGCAGCACGCGCGCCTGGAGGAGATGCAGCTCGAGCTGACGGGCACGCTCGTCGACCTGCAGGAGCGCAACTCGATCATCGACGGCGTGCTGGACGCGATCGACGACACGGTGGTGGTCCTCGACGCGACGGGCCGGATCATGCTGCGCAACCGCGCCGCGCAGGAGCTCATGGCGCTCGCCGGCCCGGCCGACGTCGACGACCCCATGCTCGGCATCCACGTCTACGAGGAGGACCGCACCACCGCCGTCCCGACCGAGCGCCAGCTCGTCGCGCGGGCCCGCGCGGGCGAGGTGGTGGGGCGGGAGGTCTACTGGGTCGGCGACGGCGGCGCGCAGAAGGCCGTGCTCGCCTCGCTGTCCCCGCTCGTCGACGCGTCCGGGCGCATGTTCGGCACGGTCGTCGTCAGCACCGACGTCACGGCGCTCGCGCTCGCGGTCACCGAGCGCGAGGAGTTCGTGGCGAGCGTCTCCCACGAGCTGAAGACGCCGCTGACCTCGATCCTCGGCTACGTCGAGCTCATCGCCGACGACCTCGTGGAGGACGACATCGACGACCGGATCACGGCCGCTCGCCTCGCGATCGTCGAGCGCAACGCGCAGCGCCTCCTCGGCCTCATCGGCGACCTCCTCACGGCGGCGCAGCACCGCCTCGCCGTCAACCGCAACCTCGTCGACGTCGGCGAGATCGTCGAGAACGCGCTCGACGTGATCCGCCCCCACGCGAAGGCGAACGGCGTCACGCTGGTCGAGCCGGAGTACGAGGAGCTGGTCGCCGAGGTCGACGCCGTGCGCATCGGCCAGGTGCTCGACAACCTGCTCAGCAACGCCGTGAAGTACACGCCCGAGGGCGGCACGGTCACCACCGAGGTGGGCGTCGACGGCGACCACCTGCGCCTCTGCGTCAGCGACGACGGCGTGGGCATGTCGGCGGAGGACACCGCGCAGCTGTTCACGCGCTTCTTCCGCACCAGCACCGCCCGCGCGAGCACGGTCGCGGGCGTGGGGCTCGGCCTCAGCATCACCCGCTCCATCGTGGACGCGCACGACGGGTCCATCGAGGTGGAGAGCGCCCTGGGCGCGGGCACGACGATGCGCGTGCGCCTCCCGCTGCGCGTCGGGCCTGCCACATCGCGCCCGACTTGA
- a CDS encoding MOSC domain-containing protein, producing MADLPHEHRVEIAFLVASPVHRLEGRPSDGPRDEPGEPPSRASVRVRAGLGIVGDRYFGQRAHRTAAVTVMAVESVERVARELGVEPGLDPVDTRRNVLLRGADVDRLRGMRFSIDSGDGPVEFQGHRPANPCAWMDVMLAPGAFRALRGRGGVRCEPLGDGILTVGPAVLRTERPLVDGDGDRDGARLF from the coding sequence ATGGCCGACCTCCCGCACGAGCACCGCGTGGAGATCGCGTTCCTCGTCGCCTCGCCCGTGCACCGGCTGGAGGGACGCCCGTCCGACGGCCCGCGCGACGAGCCGGGCGAGCCGCCGTCGCGGGCGTCCGTGCGCGTGCGCGCCGGCCTCGGGATCGTCGGCGACCGCTACTTCGGGCAGCGCGCGCACCGCACGGCCGCCGTCACGGTGATGGCCGTCGAGTCGGTGGAGCGCGTGGCGCGCGAGCTCGGCGTGGAGCCGGGGCTGGATCCCGTCGACACGCGCCGGAACGTGCTGCTGCGCGGCGCGGACGTGGATCGGCTGCGCGGCATGCGCTTCAGCATCGACTCGGGCGACGGGCCGGTCGAGTTCCAGGGGCACCGGCCGGCGAACCCGTGCGCGTGGATGGACGTGATGCTCGCGCCCGGCGCCTTCCGCGCGCTCCGCGGCCGCGGCGGGGTCCGCTGCGAGCCGCTCGGCGACGGGATCCTCACGGTCGGGCCGGCCGTGCTCCGCACCGAGCGGCCGCTCGTCGACGGGGACGGGGACAGGGACGGGGCGCGCCTGTTCTGA
- a CDS encoding SDR family oxidoreductase, producing the protein MSEIRNGGNQYEIQDPIAQYPSPPFPQQEQTGPGDELKFEPTPDHGQDSYVGFGRLKGRRVLITGADSGIGKAVAIAFAREGADIALNFLDEELEDARDTASTIEADGRTAALVPGDISDETACQDIVQASVAALGGLDCLVMVAGYQRNEDDILDLDSEQLDRTMKTNVYSLFWLSKAVIPHLPKGGSIITTSSSQAYQPSPDKIDYAVSKGAIRNFTQGLAQQLAPKGIRVNSVAPGPFWTVLQPVGQSASDVEEFGSQSVYGRPGQPAEIAATYVFLASQESSFTSGETIAVTGGTPVH; encoded by the coding sequence ATGAGCGAGATCCGCAACGGCGGCAACCAGTACGAGATCCAGGACCCGATCGCGCAGTACCCGTCCCCGCCGTTCCCGCAGCAGGAGCAGACCGGCCCGGGTGATGAGCTGAAGTTCGAGCCGACGCCCGACCACGGCCAGGACAGCTACGTCGGCTTCGGCCGCCTGAAGGGCCGCAGGGTGCTCATCACGGGCGCCGACTCCGGCATCGGCAAGGCCGTCGCCATCGCGTTCGCGCGCGAGGGCGCCGACATCGCGCTCAACTTCCTCGACGAGGAGCTCGAGGACGCGCGCGACACCGCGTCCACCATCGAGGCCGACGGCCGCACCGCCGCGCTCGTCCCCGGCGACATCTCCGACGAGACCGCCTGCCAGGACATCGTGCAGGCGTCCGTCGCGGCGCTCGGCGGGCTCGACTGCCTCGTGATGGTGGCCGGCTACCAGCGCAACGAGGACGACATCCTCGACCTCGACTCCGAGCAGCTCGACCGCACGATGAAGACCAACGTCTACTCGCTGTTCTGGCTGAGCAAGGCCGTGATCCCGCACCTCCCGAAGGGCGGCAGCATCATCACGACGAGCTCCTCGCAGGCGTACCAGCCCAGCCCGGACAAGATCGACTACGCCGTCTCCAAGGGCGCGATCCGCAACTTCACGCAGGGGCTCGCGCAGCAGCTCGCGCCGAAGGGGATCCGCGTCAACTCGGTCGCGCCCGGCCCGTTCTGGACCGTGCTGCAGCCCGTCGGCCAGTCGGCGTCGGACGTGGAGGAGTTCGGATCCCAGTCGGTCTACGGCCGCCCCGGCCAGCCCGCGGAGATCGCGGCGACCTACGTGTTCCTCGCGAGCCAGGAGTCGAGCTTCACGAGCGGCGAGACGATCGCGGTCACCGGCGGCACGCCCGTCCACTGA
- a CDS encoding ASCH domain-containing protein, translated as MTTPDADLPPVELAFPGPLRDRLVAAIASGAKTSTSSLLVGYAVDDEELPVVGSRGAVIDSAGRPVLVVETTAVEVARLADVPLAHAVDEGEGFATVAEWRAGHEAFWTSPEVVAELPAGFALDDDTEVVLERFRVVDGRA; from the coding sequence ATGACGACGCCCGACGCCGACCTCCCGCCCGTCGAGCTCGCGTTCCCGGGGCCGCTGCGCGACCGGCTCGTCGCGGCCATCGCGTCCGGCGCGAAGACCTCCACCAGCTCGCTGCTCGTCGGGTACGCGGTCGACGACGAGGAGCTGCCGGTCGTCGGATCCCGCGGCGCCGTCATCGACTCCGCCGGGCGCCCGGTGCTCGTGGTCGAGACGACGGCCGTGGAGGTCGCGCGCCTCGCGGACGTGCCGCTCGCGCACGCCGTGGACGAGGGCGAGGGGTTCGCGACGGTCGCGGAGTGGCGCGCCGGGCACGAGGCCTTCTGGACCTCGCCCGAGGTCGTGGCGGAGCTGCCCGCCGGCTTCGCGCTCGACGACGACACCGAGGTCGTGCTCGAGCGGTTCCGGGTGGTGGACGGCCGCGCCTAG
- a CDS encoding endo alpha-1,4 polygalactosaminidase, whose protein sequence is MRPLLSAALVTAALVALSGCASAAPRAGSAASGGGPGAAAASGVLASDARAAVTLPPVGTGFDYQLGGASAVPAGVGIVVRDSTDEPAAGAYGVCYVNGFQTQPGETWPDDLLVQGDDGPLVDPDWDDEFVLDTSTAPKRAAIAARQAATVDRCADAGFQAVEFDNLDSWNRSEGALDADDALALATLLVDHGHGRGLAVAQKNTTDIGSRGRDEAGFDFAIAEECDRWSECADYTAVYGPHVLDVEYADDLLETTEVACARILALDPAPRAIVRDRDLVPASGDGYAYAAC, encoded by the coding sequence ATGCGTCCCCTCCTCTCCGCCGCCCTCGTGACCGCCGCCCTCGTCGCCCTCTCGGGCTGCGCGTCGGCGGCTCCGCGGGCCGGGTCCGCGGCGTCGGGAGGCGGTCCCGGCGCCGCCGCCGCGTCCGGCGTGCTGGCCTCCGACGCGAGGGCCGCCGTCACCCTGCCGCCCGTCGGCACGGGCTTCGACTACCAGCTCGGCGGCGCCTCGGCGGTGCCGGCCGGGGTCGGGATCGTCGTGCGCGACAGCACGGACGAGCCCGCCGCGGGCGCGTACGGCGTCTGCTACGTCAACGGCTTCCAGACCCAGCCGGGCGAGACCTGGCCCGACGACCTGCTGGTGCAGGGCGACGACGGCCCGCTGGTGGATCCGGACTGGGACGACGAGTTCGTCCTCGACACCTCGACCGCGCCCAAGCGCGCCGCGATCGCGGCCCGGCAGGCGGCCACGGTCGACCGCTGCGCCGACGCCGGCTTCCAGGCCGTCGAGTTCGACAACCTCGACTCGTGGAACAGGTCCGAGGGCGCCCTCGACGCGGACGACGCACTGGCCCTCGCGACCCTGCTCGTGGATCACGGGCACGGCCGGGGCCTGGCGGTCGCGCAGAAGAACACCACCGACATCGGCTCGCGCGGGCGCGACGAGGCCGGCTTCGACTTCGCGATCGCCGAGGAGTGCGACCGCTGGTCCGAGTGCGCCGACTACACCGCGGTCTACGGGCCGCACGTGCTCGACGTCGAGTACGCCGACGACCTGCTCGAGACGACCGAGGTGGCGTGCGCGCGGATCCTGGCGCTGGATCCCGCGCCCCGCGCCATCGTGCGCGACCGCGACCTGGTGCCCGCGAGCGGGGACGGGTACGCGTACGCGGCCTGCTGA
- a CDS encoding NAD-dependent epimerase/dehydratase family protein gives MPSSSSVRRALILGGTGAIGGATAGRLARDGWSVDVTGRDPRIMPGELRDLGVRFHALDRSDASGIARLVGDGVDLLVDLVAFTAADVEALLPAMRASGSVVVASSRAVHVDDAGRHVNGDEPPRFPVPIPEDGPTLAPAAPGTDPFTREGYAPSKVAVERAALDSGLPVTVIRPSKVHGRWARNARTRGIVERMLAGEETIELADRGASVDHLTAAANAAALIAWVADVPGARILHSADPDPLTAAELVAVIADELGWGGRIVPLEPGVAGGAHPWAAAHPIVLDTRASLALGYAPVGPGAELLRAEVAWIRDGSATVPGIMGG, from the coding sequence ATGCCGTCCTCCTCTTCCGTGCGCCGCGCCCTCATCCTGGGCGGCACGGGCGCGATCGGCGGCGCGACGGCCGGGCGCCTGGCGCGCGACGGCTGGTCGGTCGACGTGACCGGCCGCGACCCGCGCATCATGCCCGGCGAGCTCCGGGACCTCGGGGTCCGGTTCCACGCGCTCGACCGGTCCGACGCCTCCGGGATCGCACGCCTCGTCGGCGACGGCGTCGACCTCCTCGTCGACCTCGTCGCGTTCACCGCCGCCGACGTCGAGGCGCTCCTCCCGGCGATGCGGGCGAGCGGATCCGTCGTCGTCGCGTCCTCGCGCGCCGTGCACGTCGACGACGCGGGCCGGCACGTCAACGGCGACGAGCCGCCCCGGTTCCCCGTCCCGATCCCCGAGGACGGCCCGACGCTCGCGCCCGCCGCGCCCGGCACCGACCCCTTCACGCGCGAGGGCTACGCGCCCTCCAAGGTCGCCGTGGAGCGCGCGGCCCTCGACAGCGGGCTGCCGGTCACGGTGATCCGCCCCTCCAAGGTGCACGGCCGGTGGGCGCGGAACGCCCGCACGCGCGGCATCGTCGAGCGGATGCTCGCGGGCGAGGAGACGATCGAGCTCGCCGACCGCGGCGCGTCCGTCGACCACCTCACGGCGGCGGCGAACGCGGCGGCGCTCATCGCGTGGGTCGCCGACGTCCCGGGCGCGCGGATCCTCCACTCCGCCGACCCGGATCCCCTCACGGCCGCCGAGCTCGTCGCCGTGATCGCCGACGAGCTCGGCTGGGGCGGGCGCATCGTGCCGCTCGAGCCGGGCGTCGCGGGCGGCGCGCACCCGTGGGCGGCCGCGCACCCGATCGTCCTCGACACGCGCGCGTCCCTCGCGCTCGGCTACGCGCCCGTGGGCCCCGGCGCGGAGCTGCTGCGCGCCGAGGTCGCGTGGATCCGCGACGGATCAGCCACGGTACCGGGGATCATGGGCGGATGA